One Halomonas sp. THAF5a genomic region harbors:
- a CDS encoding TraR/DksA C4-type zinc finger protein, translating into MDNADRAQELIDQRLEDALAARRAASAQAVQAQCTDCEDCGEDIPAARRKRLPGVVTCVACQTRREGRR; encoded by the coding sequence ATGGATAACGCCGATCGCGCTCAGGAACTCATCGACCAGCGCCTCGAGGACGCGCTGGCCGCCCGCCGGGCGGCATCGGCTCAGGCTGTGCAGGCCCAGTGCACCGATTGCGAAGACTGCGGGGAGGATATCCCCGCGGCCCGTCGTAAGCGCCTGCCGGGCGTGGTGACCTGCGTGGCGTGCCAGACGCGCCGGGAGGGCAGGCGGTGA
- a CDS encoding PriCT-2 domain-containing protein, which produces MQHDPLTLDELRLALQHIAADDRETWVSIGNACKTEYGDDGFAAWDEWSQQAASYKAADAKSVWRSLTPGHVHLGTIIKLAADGGWKRERREMSAEYLRRLKAEAEERRRRAAEAVEADQAKLERMREAVAEACQRVFEQHLQDHGASPYLDRKGVGAYGVLFPRRSLVVNVDSLRERVDVWAGQETRQFWADVPKPRPDHLHFFHVRQGDLVVPLRDAGGKLWALQTINHLGTKLFPRFGRKMGCFHLIDRAGDAVPPVVAVAEGYATAASVHEATGWPVAVALDLGNMARVAQLVRQMFPQSQLILCGDDDPETKDNPGRAKTEALAEKLGCAVAFPSMEAA; this is translated from the coding sequence ATGCAGCATGATCCCCTGACCCTGGACGAACTGCGTCTCGCCCTGCAGCACATCGCCGCCGATGACCGCGAGACGTGGGTCAGCATCGGCAACGCCTGCAAGACGGAGTACGGCGACGACGGCTTCGCGGCCTGGGACGAGTGGAGCCAGCAGGCGGCAAGCTACAAGGCGGCGGATGCCAAGAGCGTGTGGCGCAGCCTGACGCCGGGCCACGTGCACCTGGGCACCATCATCAAGCTGGCCGCCGATGGCGGCTGGAAGCGCGAGCGTCGCGAGATGAGCGCCGAGTATCTCCGGCGACTGAAGGCCGAGGCAGAGGAGCGCCGCCGCCGGGCGGCCGAAGCGGTGGAGGCGGACCAGGCCAAGCTCGAGCGCATGCGCGAGGCGGTGGCCGAGGCCTGCCAGCGGGTGTTCGAGCAGCATCTGCAGGATCACGGCGCCTCGCCCTACCTGGACCGCAAGGGCGTGGGCGCCTACGGCGTGCTGTTCCCGCGCCGCTCGCTGGTGGTCAACGTCGACAGCCTGCGCGAGCGGGTGGACGTATGGGCGGGGCAGGAGACGCGCCAGTTCTGGGCGGATGTGCCCAAGCCCCGGCCGGATCACCTGCACTTCTTCCACGTGCGCCAGGGCGACCTGGTGGTGCCGCTGCGCGATGCCGGCGGCAAGCTGTGGGCGCTGCAGACGATCAACCACCTGGGCACCAAGCTGTTCCCGCGGTTCGGCCGCAAGATGGGGTGCTTTCACCTGATCGACCGGGCCGGCGATGCGGTGCCGCCGGTGGTGGCGGTGGCCGAGGGCTACGCCACGGCGGCGAGCGTGCACGAGGCGACGGGCTGGCCGGTGGCCGTGGCGCTGGATCTCGGCAACATGGCCCGGGTGGCGCAGCTGGTGCGGCAGATGTTCCCCCAGAGCCAGCTGATCCTGTGCGGCGACGATGACCCGGAGACGAAGGACAACCCCGGCCGCGCCAAGACCGAGGCGCTGGCCGAGAAGCTGGGCTGCGCGGTGGCCTTCCCGAGCATGGAGGCCGCCTGA